From Yersinia hibernica, a single genomic window includes:
- a CDS encoding NAD-dependent malic enzyme, with translation MELEYESKRPLYIPYAGPILLEFPLLNKGSAFSNDERSHFNLHGLLPEAVETIEEQAERAYRQYQDFKNDDDKHIYLRNIQDTNETLFYRLLEAHLSEMMPIIYTPTVGEACEHFSDIYRRARGLFISYPNREHIDDMLQNATKQNVKVIVVTDGERILGLGDQGIGGMGIPIGKLSLYTACGGISPAYTLPVVLDVGTNNPQRLNDPLYMGWRHPRISGDEYHAFVDEFIQAVKRRWPNVLLQFEDFAQNNATPLLNRYRDELCCFNDDIQGTAAVTLGSLIAASHAAGSQLRDQTVTFLGAGSAGCGIAEQIIAQMISEGLSEEQARARVFMVDRFGLLTDKLPNLLDFQSKLVQKSDSLQNWNLTSDLISLQDVVRNAKPTVLIGVSGQPGLFTEELIREMHKHCARPIVMPLSNPTSRVEARPEDIINWTDGAALVATGSPFAPVSYKEKLYPIAQCNNSYIFPGIGLGVLASGAKRVTDGMLMAASRALAGCSPLALNGDGALLPNIDDIQAVSKTIAMQVGKAAQLQGVAIVTSEEALAKAIEHNYWQPQYRSYKRTSF, from the coding sequence ATGGAACTGGAATACGAAAGTAAACGCCCCCTGTACATCCCTTACGCTGGCCCCATATTATTGGAATTCCCTTTATTGAATAAAGGCAGCGCTTTCAGCAATGATGAGCGCAGCCACTTCAATTTACACGGTTTATTACCGGAAGCGGTTGAAACCATTGAAGAGCAGGCTGAGCGAGCTTACCGCCAGTATCAAGATTTCAAAAACGATGATGATAAACATATTTATCTGCGTAATATTCAAGATACCAATGAGACTCTGTTTTACCGCCTGCTAGAAGCCCATCTCAGTGAGATGATGCCGATTATTTATACCCCGACCGTCGGCGAGGCTTGCGAGCATTTCTCCGATATCTATCGTCGCGCGCGCGGGCTGTTTATCTCTTATCCGAATCGCGAACACATCGACGACATGCTGCAAAACGCCACCAAACAGAATGTTAAAGTTATCGTGGTCACCGATGGCGAGCGTATTCTTGGCCTGGGTGACCAAGGCATCGGCGGCATGGGCATTCCCATTGGTAAATTGTCCCTTTATACCGCATGCGGTGGTATCAGCCCGGCGTATACATTGCCCGTGGTATTAGATGTGGGAACCAACAACCCGCAGCGGCTGAATGACCCGCTATATATGGGTTGGCGTCATCCGCGTATTTCTGGTGATGAATATCATGCATTTGTTGATGAATTCATTCAGGCAGTAAAACGTCGTTGGCCCAATGTCTTGTTGCAGTTTGAAGATTTTGCTCAGAACAATGCCACCCCACTGCTCAACCGCTATCGTGATGAACTGTGCTGTTTCAATGATGATATTCAGGGGACTGCGGCGGTCACGCTGGGCAGCCTGATTGCCGCCAGTCATGCTGCAGGCAGCCAGTTGCGCGACCAAACGGTCACTTTCCTCGGCGCGGGTTCTGCGGGTTGCGGTATTGCTGAACAAATCATTGCCCAGATGATTTCAGAGGGGCTCAGTGAAGAACAAGCCCGAGCTCGCGTGTTTATGGTCGACCGGTTTGGCTTATTGACTGACAAACTGCCTAATTTGTTGGATTTCCAAAGCAAATTGGTGCAAAAAAGTGATTCGCTACAAAACTGGAATCTGACCAGTGACTTAATCTCATTGCAAGATGTGGTTCGCAATGCCAAACCTACTGTATTAATTGGGGTTTCTGGTCAGCCAGGGCTGTTTACTGAAGAGTTAATTCGCGAAATGCACAAGCATTGCGCCCGCCCTATCGTGATGCCGCTGTCTAACCCGACATCACGGGTGGAAGCACGGCCAGAAGATATCATTAACTGGACGGATGGTGCAGCGCTGGTCGCGACCGGCAGTCCTTTCGCCCCGGTCAGCTATAAAGAGAAACTGTACCCCATTGCGCAGTGCAATAACTCTTATATCTTCCCCGGCATCGGCTTGGGTGTACTGGCATCCGGCGCCAAACGGGTTACCGACGGCATGCTAATGGCCGCCAGCCGCGCATTAGCAGGTTGTTCACCACTCGCGCTTAATGGTGATGGCGCATTGCTACCTAATATCGATGATATTCAGGCGGTATCAAAGACCATTGCGATGCAGGTGGGTAAAGCTGCACAGTTGCAGGGCGTCGCTATTGTGACCTCGGAAGAAGCTTTAGCAAAAGCCATTGAACACAATTATTGGCAGCCGCAATACCGCAGTTATAAGCGCACATCGTTCTAA
- the sanA gene encoding outer membrane permeability protein SanA has translation MWKRLIISLIIIAGLLMVTAIALDRWISWKTAPFIYDELQDLPHRQVGVVLGTAKYYRTGGINQFYQYRIQGALNAYNSGKVSYLLLSGDNALHSYNEPMTMRRDLIAAGVAPADIVLDYAGFRTLDSIVRTRKVFDTNDFIIITQRFHCERALFIAMHMGIQAQCFAVPSPKDMLNVRVREIFARLGALSDLYILKREPRFLGPLIPIPAVHVIPDDAQGYPAVSPEQLVELEHRLTEEKQKNTPPTP, from the coding sequence ATGTGGAAACGCCTGATTATTAGCTTAATTATCATCGCTGGTTTGTTGATGGTGACAGCTATTGCGCTCGACCGCTGGATCAGCTGGAAAACTGCGCCTTTTATCTACGATGAGTTGCAAGACTTGCCGCATCGGCAGGTTGGAGTCGTTTTGGGGACAGCAAAATATTATCGTACGGGCGGAATTAATCAGTTTTATCAATACCGCATCCAAGGGGCATTAAACGCTTATAACAGTGGCAAAGTCAGCTACTTACTGCTCAGTGGTGACAATGCATTGCACAGTTATAATGAGCCGATGACTATGCGCCGCGACTTGATTGCGGCGGGTGTTGCTCCCGCTGATATTGTGTTGGATTATGCCGGTTTCCGCACCCTGGATTCGATTGTGCGTACGCGTAAAGTATTTGATACCAATGATTTTATTATCATTACCCAGCGGTTTCATTGTGAGCGCGCGTTGTTTATCGCCATGCATATGGGGATTCAAGCGCAGTGCTTTGCGGTGCCATCCCCCAAGGACATGCTCAATGTTCGAGTTCGTGAGATTTTTGCCCGTCTTGGGGCGCTGTCTGACCTCTATATTCTGAAACGCGAGCCCCGTTTCCTTGGGCCATTAATCCCTATTCCGGCGGTGCATGTCATACCGGATGATGCACAAGGTTATCCGGCGGTCTCGCCAGAGCAATTAGTTGAATTAGAACACCGACTGACAGAAGAAAAGCAGAAAAACACACCACCAACACCCTAA
- a CDS encoding HypC/HybG/HupF family hydrogenase formation chaperone — MCIGIPGQIVALDETQPGTAWVDVCGVRRAVNIMLVAADAPASYALIGHWVLVHVGFAMSRLDEDEALETLQLLQEMGEVESDVAAFLGQRG; from the coding sequence ATGTGCATAGGGATCCCGGGGCAAATTGTCGCGCTGGATGAGACTCAGCCGGGTACGGCTTGGGTGGATGTTTGTGGTGTGCGCCGTGCGGTGAATATTATGCTGGTGGCTGCGGATGCACCGGCAAGTTATGCACTCATCGGCCATTGGGTTTTGGTGCATGTGGGCTTTGCCATGAGCCGGTTAGATGAAGATGAGGCATTGGAAACATTACAGTTATTACAAGAAATGGGGGAGGTTGAAAGTGATGTCGCGGCATTTTTAGGGCAGCGGGGATAG
- the hypA gene encoding hydrogenase maturation nickel metallochaperone HypA produces the protein MHEITLCQNAIAMMEQQARLHGAQRITGVWLETGAFSCVEPQALEFCFELVCRGTLAEGCVLHLSQQASQVWCHDCQRHVNLLSNKVTRCPWCAGSHLHLGAADDGVILKRLEVE, from the coding sequence ATGCATGAGATAACCTTGTGCCAAAACGCGATTGCCATGATGGAACAGCAGGCACGGTTGCATGGTGCGCAGAGAATTACCGGGGTATGGCTGGAAACTGGCGCATTTTCTTGTGTCGAGCCGCAGGCACTGGAATTTTGTTTTGAATTGGTGTGCCGTGGCACTTTGGCTGAAGGTTGTGTTTTGCATCTTAGCCAGCAAGCATCGCAAGTATGGTGTCATGACTGTCAGCGACACGTTAATTTGCTTAGCAATAAAGTCACTCGCTGCCCATGGTGTGCCGGGAGCCATTTACACCTGGGTGCGGCTGATGATGGCGTGATACTTAAGCGGTTGGAGGTGGAATGA
- a CDS encoding 4Fe-4S dicluster domain-containing protein: protein MNRFVIAEPRLCIGCNTCMAACSQVHKAEGLQEHPRLTVMRNATVTAPILCRHCEDAWCARVCPVNAITLTNNSVELNETTCIGCKLCGIACPFGAITPAGSKPLAVPANFPEYIPLTELSDVPFSPATMNPFLAWHAGLRTVAVKCDLCSFQSQGPECVRVCPTNALILVDEHSIARANHAKRLAAAGGFANELPFMAVNISSAISHEEQKR from the coding sequence ATGAACCGCTTTGTGATTGCGGAGCCGAGGCTTTGTATTGGATGCAATACCTGCATGGCTGCTTGCAGCCAGGTACATAAAGCCGAGGGATTACAAGAGCATCCCAGATTGACTGTTATGCGCAATGCCACCGTGACGGCACCGATTCTTTGTCGTCACTGCGAAGATGCTTGGTGCGCACGGGTGTGCCCGGTCAATGCCATCACCCTGACCAATAACTCCGTCGAATTAAATGAAACCACCTGCATCGGCTGTAAGCTGTGCGGTATCGCCTGCCCGTTTGGCGCAATCACCCCCGCGGGCAGTAAGCCATTAGCGGTGCCCGCAAATTTCCCTGAATACATCCCGCTGACTGAGTTATCCGATGTGCCATTTAGCCCAGCCACCATGAATCCGTTTCTCGCCTGGCATGCGGGGCTTCGCACTGTTGCCGTGAAATGCGACTTATGCAGCTTCCAATCACAGGGGCCGGAATGTGTGCGGGTCTGCCCGACGAACGCCTTGATACTGGTGGATGAACACAGCATTGCGCGGGCGAACCACGCTAAACGCCTGGCCGCCGCTGGTGGGTTTGCCAACGAACTGCCCTTTATGGCCGTGAACATTTCGTCCGCCATCTCTCACGAGGAGCAGAAAAGATGA
- the hyfB gene encoding hydrogenase 4 subunit B yields the protein MMNSLELLWLSLLLYLAGAVLSLLLARRETLAIYAAGLASLLGGVAGLFAAAPTLLGGGIITFITAGPFPFAAFSLRLDPLAAFMLMVISLLVIITSMYSLAYVQEYKGRGAWGMGVFMNLFIASMVALVVVDNAFYFIIFFEMMSLASYFLVISDQDDDAISAGLLYFLIAHAGSVLIMIAFFLLYRQSGSLEFAAFRQATPQPVMASVIFLLAFFGFGAKAGMLPLHGWLPRAHPAAPSHASALMSGVMVKIGIFGIIKVGIDLLGASQLWWGVVVLGFGAVSSVLGVLYALAEHDIKRLLAYHTVENIGIILMGVGVGMIGIASHQPVLAALGLLGALYHLLNHAVFKGLLFLGAGAVIYRVHTKDMEKMGGLARKMPYTALAFLVGCMAISALPPFNGFVSEWFTYQSLFTMTKDGGFIIRLAGPMAIVMLAITGALAAMCFVKVYGISFCGLPHTEKAAVAREVPWPMTSAMLLLALLCLALGIGATHVAPVIGRIASSLITTTPAPSLQVAQGAVLFPQHSSQAMLSTLYIFCGLLILPLVILLVARLYKGRRLAFRHGGDPWACGYAYEQAMTVSAGGFTQPLRAMFAPLYRLRKTLDPTAVMQRALESSVTGAGRVEPVWDDKVVMPLIRFIQWLSQRIQWLQQGDFRLYCLYVVAALVTLLIIAAI from the coding sequence ATGATGAATTCACTTGAGTTATTGTGGCTCTCCTTGCTGCTGTATCTGGCTGGCGCAGTGCTTTCTCTGCTGCTGGCACGGCGCGAAACCCTGGCAATTTATGCTGCCGGATTAGCATCATTATTGGGCGGGGTTGCCGGGCTGTTCGCCGCCGCCCCGACACTGCTTGGCGGCGGAATTATCACTTTCATCACGGCCGGGCCTTTCCCATTCGCAGCATTTAGTTTACGGCTTGATCCATTGGCGGCATTTATGCTGATGGTTATCTCACTCTTGGTCATCATAACTTCAATGTATTCACTGGCTTATGTGCAAGAGTACAAGGGCCGTGGTGCATGGGGGATGGGGGTGTTTATGAATTTATTCATCGCCTCAATGGTGGCATTGGTGGTGGTGGATAACGCTTTCTACTTTATTATTTTCTTCGAAATGATGTCGTTGGCCTCCTACTTCTTGGTGATTTCCGACCAAGACGACGATGCTATCAGCGCCGGTTTGCTCTATTTTCTCATTGCCCATGCCGGCTCCGTGCTGATTATGATTGCGTTTTTCCTGCTGTATCGCCAAAGCGGCAGCCTGGAATTTGCCGCCTTCCGGCAGGCCACCCCACAGCCAGTGATGGCCTCGGTTATCTTCTTGTTGGCTTTCTTCGGTTTCGGTGCCAAAGCCGGGATGCTGCCACTTCACGGCTGGCTCCCGCGCGCGCACCCGGCGGCCCCATCTCATGCTTCCGCGCTGATGTCCGGTGTGATGGTTAAAATTGGTATTTTCGGCATCATCAAAGTGGGCATTGATTTGCTCGGTGCCAGCCAATTGTGGTGGGGGGTGGTGGTGCTGGGCTTTGGCGCGGTGTCTTCGGTGCTGGGGGTGCTGTATGCATTGGCAGAGCATGACATCAAACGCCTGCTGGCTTATCACACCGTCGAGAACATTGGCATTATTCTGATGGGGGTCGGGGTTGGCATGATAGGGATTGCCAGCCACCAGCCGGTATTAGCGGCTCTTGGGCTGCTCGGCGCGCTTTACCATCTGCTCAACCATGCTGTTTTTAAAGGGTTGCTGTTCCTCGGTGCCGGTGCCGTCATCTATCGCGTACACACCAAAGACATGGAAAAAATGGGCGGGCTGGCCAGAAAAATGCCATACACCGCACTGGCTTTTCTGGTTGGATGTATGGCGATTTCAGCCCTGCCGCCATTCAATGGTTTTGTCAGTGAATGGTTTACCTACCAATCGCTGTTTACCATGACCAAAGACGGCGGCTTCATTATTCGCCTCGCCGGGCCAATGGCTATCGTGATGTTGGCAATAACTGGGGCATTGGCCGCGATGTGTTTTGTCAAAGTTTACGGCATCAGTTTTTGCGGTTTACCGCACACAGAAAAAGCCGCCGTGGCGCGCGAAGTGCCGTGGCCGATGACCAGCGCCATGTTGCTGCTGGCATTACTCTGTTTAGCTCTCGGGATAGGTGCTACCCATGTCGCCCCGGTGATTGGCCGGATTGCTTCCAGCCTGATAACCACCACGCCAGCGCCGTCCTTGCAAGTGGCTCAAGGTGCTGTTTTGTTCCCGCAGCACAGCTCTCAGGCCATGCTATCCACCCTGTATATCTTCTGCGGCTTACTCATCTTGCCACTGGTGATTTTACTGGTCGCCCGTCTCTACAAAGGCCGCCGACTGGCATTTCGCCATGGGGGTGACCCCTGGGCTTGCGGCTATGCCTATGAACAGGCGATGACAGTCTCAGCCGGCGGTTTTACCCAGCCACTGCGGGCTATGTTTGCCCCACTCTACCGGCTACGCAAAACTCTGGATCCCACCGCAGTAATGCAGCGCGCACTGGAGAGTTCAGTCACTGGCGCGGGCCGGGTAGAACCGGTGTGGGATGACAAAGTGGTAATGCCGCTAATCCGCTTTATTCAATGGCTCAGCCAGCGTATTCAATGGCTGCAACAAGGTGATTTCCGCCTCTATTGTCTGTATGTGGTCGCCGCACTGGTCACCCTGCTCATCATTGCGGCTATTTAA